A region from the Peromyscus maniculatus bairdii isolate BWxNUB_F1_BW_parent chromosome 5, HU_Pman_BW_mat_3.1, whole genome shotgun sequence genome encodes:
- the Trmt1 gene encoding tRNA (guanine(26)-N(2))-dimethyltransferase isoform X1 — protein sequence MSHARTVLWLSRPLRPARILCRAQFMEQKAQGPPSPPAMENGTRPCEERPPAAPEATITEGAAKIVFPNANEVFYNPVQEFNRDLTCAVITEFARTHLGAKGIQIKVPGEKDLQKVCVNLSEQEEEKAEQKEDENLTPGDQPRTAAVGEICEEGLRVLEGLAASGLRSIRFALEIPGLQSVVANDASARAVELIDRNVHLNGVAHLVQPNQADARMLMYQHQKASERFDVIDLDPYGSPAPFLDAAVQAVSDGGLLCVTCTDMAVLAGNSGETCYSKYGAMALKSRACHEMALRIVLHSLDLHANCYQRFVVPLLSISADFYVRVFVRVFTGQAKVKSSASKQALVYQCVGCGAFYLQRLGRASGDPAGRVKFSAACGPPVTPECEHCGQRHQLGGPMWADPIHDLDFVGRVLEAVTTNPGRFHTSKRIQGVLSVVTEELPDVPLYYTLDHLSSTIHCNTPSLLQLRSALLHAGFRVSLSHACKNAVKTDAPPLALWDIMRCWEKECPVKRERLSETSPAFRILAVEPRLKANFNIREDANPSSRQQGLKRFQANPEANWGPRPRARPGGKAARKDLEERRRLLQNKRKEPAEDPAQRAARLKTFPCKRFKEGTCQRGDQCCYSHSPTAPVASADAPLTDCPETTPKILPGPEAAGGGTAGPGVD from the exons ATGTCCCACGCGAGGACGGTCCTGTGGCTAAGCCGCCCTCTCCGTCCGGCCCGCATCCTCTGTAGAGCTCAGTTCATGGAACAGAAGGCCCAGGGGCCGCCCTCTCCACCAGCGATGGAGAACGGCACCCGGCCCTGTGAAGAGCGCCCACCCGCGGCCCCGGAGGCGACTATCACCGAGGGCGCTGCCAAGATCGTCTTCCCTAACGCCAACGAGGTTTTCTACAACCCGGTGCAGGAGTTCAACCGGGACCTGAC ATGTGCTGTGATCACTGAGTTTGCTCGGACTCATCTTGGGGCCAAGGGAATCCAGA TCAAGGTACCAGGAGAGAAGGACTTGCAGAAAGTGTGCGTGAACTTGTCTgagcaagaagaggaaaaggCTGAACAGAAAGAGGATGAAAACTTGACCCCGGGAGACCAGCCTCGGACAGCTGCAGTTGGTGAGATCTGTGAG GAAGGTCTACGGGTACTGGAAGGCCTGGCAGCATCTGGTCTACGCTCCATCCGATTCGCCCTAGAGATTCCTGGCCTCCAGTCTGTGGTTGCCAATGATGCCTCTGCCCGAGCTGTAGAGCTTATAGACCGAAACGTGCACCTCAATGGGGTGGCACATCTTGTACAGCCCAACCAGGCGGATGCCAG GATGCTGATGTACCAACACCAGAAGGCATCTGAGCGTTTTGATGTCATTGACCTGGACCCTTACGGCAGCCCTGCCCCCTTCCTGGATGCAGCAGTGCAGGCTGTGAGTGACGGAG GACTGCTGTGTGTCACCTGCACGGACATGGCAGTATTGGCCGGCAACAGCGGAGAGACGTGCTACAGCAAGTATGGGGCCATGGCCCTCAAGAGCCGGGCCTGCCATGAGATG GCCCTGAGAATTGTGCTGCATAGCCTGGACCTGCACGCCAACTGCTACCAGCGCTTCGTGGTGCCGCTGCTCAGCATCAGTGCCGACTTCTATGTCCGGGTTTTTGTGCGCGTTTTCACAGGCCAGGCCAAGGTTAAGTCCTCAGCCAG CAAGCAGGCCCTGGTGTACCAGTGTGTGGGCTGTGGGGCTTTCTACCTGCAACGCCTGGGCAGAGCGTCCGGAGACCCTGCTGGCAG GGTCAAGTtctctgctgcctgtggtccTCCAGTGACCCCTGAGTGTGAACACTGTGGACAGCGACACCAG CTTGGAGGCCCCATGTGGGCAGACCCCATCCATGACCTGGACTTTGTGGGCCGAGTCCTTGAGGCAGTGACCACTAATCCTGGCCGCTTCCACACCTCCAAGCGGATCCAAGGTGTCCTGAGTGTTGTTACTGAG GAACTTCCCGACGTCCCTCTCTACTACACACTGGACCATCTGAGCAGCACCATCCACTGCAACACACCCAGCCTTCTGCAGCTTCG GTCAGCTCTCCTCCACGCTGGCTTCCGAGTCTCTCTCTCCCATGCTTGTAAGAATGCAGTGAAGACAGACGCTCCCCCGCTAGCTCTCTGGGACATCATGCGTTGCTGG GAGAAGGAGTGTCCCGTGAAACGGGAGCGGCTGTCGGAAACCAGCCCGGCCTTCCGAATTCTGGCCGTGGAGCCCAG GCTGAAGGCCAACTTCAACATCCGGGAAGATGCCAACCCCAGCTCCCGCCAGCAAGGACTCAAGCGCTTCCAGGCCAATCCAGAAGCCAACTGGGGTCCCCGGCCCCGTGCCCGGCCAGG GGGCAAGGCGGCAAGGAAAGATCTGGAGGAGAGGCGGAGGCTGCTACAGAATAAGCGGAAGGAGCCTGCTGAGGACCCGGCCCAGAGGGCAGCTCGCCTCAAGACATTTCCTTGCAAACGATTCAAGGAG GGTACCTGTCAGCGAGGGGACCAGTGCTGTTACTCACACAGCCCTACAGCACCTGTGGCCTCTGCTGATGCTCCCCTCACAGACTGTCCAGAGACCACCCCCAAGATCCTCCCCGGACCAGAGGCTGCTGGTGGGGGCACTGCTGGGCCAGGTGTGGACTGA
- the Trmt1 gene encoding tRNA (guanine(26)-N(2))-dimethyltransferase isoform X2 — translation MEQKAQGPPSPPAMENGTRPCEERPPAAPEATITEGAAKIVFPNANEVFYNPVQEFNRDLTCAVITEFARTHLGAKGIQIKVPGEKDLQKVCVNLSEQEEEKAEQKEDENLTPGDQPRTAAVGEICEEGLRVLEGLAASGLRSIRFALEIPGLQSVVANDASARAVELIDRNVHLNGVAHLVQPNQADARMLMYQHQKASERFDVIDLDPYGSPAPFLDAAVQAVSDGGLLCVTCTDMAVLAGNSGETCYSKYGAMALKSRACHEMALRIVLHSLDLHANCYQRFVVPLLSISADFYVRVFVRVFTGQAKVKSSASKQALVYQCVGCGAFYLQRLGRASGDPAGRVKFSAACGPPVTPECEHCGQRHQLGGPMWADPIHDLDFVGRVLEAVTTNPGRFHTSKRIQGVLSVVTEELPDVPLYYTLDHLSSTIHCNTPSLLQLRSALLHAGFRVSLSHACKNAVKTDAPPLALWDIMRCWEKECPVKRERLSETSPAFRILAVEPRLKANFNIREDANPSSRQQGLKRFQANPEANWGPRPRARPGGKAARKDLEERRRLLQNKRKEPAEDPAQRAARLKTFPCKRFKEGTCQRGDQCCYSHSPTAPVASADAPLTDCPETTPKILPGPEAAGGGTAGPGVD, via the exons ATGGAACAGAAGGCCCAGGGGCCGCCCTCTCCACCAGCGATGGAGAACGGCACCCGGCCCTGTGAAGAGCGCCCACCCGCGGCCCCGGAGGCGACTATCACCGAGGGCGCTGCCAAGATCGTCTTCCCTAACGCCAACGAGGTTTTCTACAACCCGGTGCAGGAGTTCAACCGGGACCTGAC ATGTGCTGTGATCACTGAGTTTGCTCGGACTCATCTTGGGGCCAAGGGAATCCAGA TCAAGGTACCAGGAGAGAAGGACTTGCAGAAAGTGTGCGTGAACTTGTCTgagcaagaagaggaaaaggCTGAACAGAAAGAGGATGAAAACTTGACCCCGGGAGACCAGCCTCGGACAGCTGCAGTTGGTGAGATCTGTGAG GAAGGTCTACGGGTACTGGAAGGCCTGGCAGCATCTGGTCTACGCTCCATCCGATTCGCCCTAGAGATTCCTGGCCTCCAGTCTGTGGTTGCCAATGATGCCTCTGCCCGAGCTGTAGAGCTTATAGACCGAAACGTGCACCTCAATGGGGTGGCACATCTTGTACAGCCCAACCAGGCGGATGCCAG GATGCTGATGTACCAACACCAGAAGGCATCTGAGCGTTTTGATGTCATTGACCTGGACCCTTACGGCAGCCCTGCCCCCTTCCTGGATGCAGCAGTGCAGGCTGTGAGTGACGGAG GACTGCTGTGTGTCACCTGCACGGACATGGCAGTATTGGCCGGCAACAGCGGAGAGACGTGCTACAGCAAGTATGGGGCCATGGCCCTCAAGAGCCGGGCCTGCCATGAGATG GCCCTGAGAATTGTGCTGCATAGCCTGGACCTGCACGCCAACTGCTACCAGCGCTTCGTGGTGCCGCTGCTCAGCATCAGTGCCGACTTCTATGTCCGGGTTTTTGTGCGCGTTTTCACAGGCCAGGCCAAGGTTAAGTCCTCAGCCAG CAAGCAGGCCCTGGTGTACCAGTGTGTGGGCTGTGGGGCTTTCTACCTGCAACGCCTGGGCAGAGCGTCCGGAGACCCTGCTGGCAG GGTCAAGTtctctgctgcctgtggtccTCCAGTGACCCCTGAGTGTGAACACTGTGGACAGCGACACCAG CTTGGAGGCCCCATGTGGGCAGACCCCATCCATGACCTGGACTTTGTGGGCCGAGTCCTTGAGGCAGTGACCACTAATCCTGGCCGCTTCCACACCTCCAAGCGGATCCAAGGTGTCCTGAGTGTTGTTACTGAG GAACTTCCCGACGTCCCTCTCTACTACACACTGGACCATCTGAGCAGCACCATCCACTGCAACACACCCAGCCTTCTGCAGCTTCG GTCAGCTCTCCTCCACGCTGGCTTCCGAGTCTCTCTCTCCCATGCTTGTAAGAATGCAGTGAAGACAGACGCTCCCCCGCTAGCTCTCTGGGACATCATGCGTTGCTGG GAGAAGGAGTGTCCCGTGAAACGGGAGCGGCTGTCGGAAACCAGCCCGGCCTTCCGAATTCTGGCCGTGGAGCCCAG GCTGAAGGCCAACTTCAACATCCGGGAAGATGCCAACCCCAGCTCCCGCCAGCAAGGACTCAAGCGCTTCCAGGCCAATCCAGAAGCCAACTGGGGTCCCCGGCCCCGTGCCCGGCCAGG GGGCAAGGCGGCAAGGAAAGATCTGGAGGAGAGGCGGAGGCTGCTACAGAATAAGCGGAAGGAGCCTGCTGAGGACCCGGCCCAGAGGGCAGCTCGCCTCAAGACATTTCCTTGCAAACGATTCAAGGAG GGTACCTGTCAGCGAGGGGACCAGTGCTGTTACTCACACAGCCCTACAGCACCTGTGGCCTCTGCTGATGCTCCCCTCACAGACTGTCCAGAGACCACCCCCAAGATCCTCCCCGGACCAGAGGCTGCTGGTGGGGGCACTGCTGGGCCAGGTGTGGACTGA
- the Trmt1 gene encoding tRNA (guanine(26)-N(2))-dimethyltransferase isoform X3, giving the protein MAVLAGNSGETCYSKYGAMALKSRACHEMALRIVLHSLDLHANCYQRFVVPLLSISADFYVRVFVRVFTGQAKVKSSASKQALVYQCVGCGAFYLQRLGRASGDPAGRVKFSAACGPPVTPECEHCGQRHQLGGPMWADPIHDLDFVGRVLEAVTTNPGRFHTSKRIQGVLSVVTEELPDVPLYYTLDHLSSTIHCNTPSLLQLRSALLHAGFRVSLSHACKNAVKTDAPPLALWDIMRCWEKECPVKRERLSETSPAFRILAVEPRLKANFNIREDANPSSRQQGLKRFQANPEANWGPRPRARPGGKAARKDLEERRRLLQNKRKEPAEDPAQRAARLKTFPCKRFKEGTCQRGDQCCYSHSPTAPVASADAPLTDCPETTPKILPGPEAAGGGTAGPGVD; this is encoded by the exons ATGGCAGTATTGGCCGGCAACAGCGGAGAGACGTGCTACAGCAAGTATGGGGCCATGGCCCTCAAGAGCCGGGCCTGCCATGAGATG GCCCTGAGAATTGTGCTGCATAGCCTGGACCTGCACGCCAACTGCTACCAGCGCTTCGTGGTGCCGCTGCTCAGCATCAGTGCCGACTTCTATGTCCGGGTTTTTGTGCGCGTTTTCACAGGCCAGGCCAAGGTTAAGTCCTCAGCCAG CAAGCAGGCCCTGGTGTACCAGTGTGTGGGCTGTGGGGCTTTCTACCTGCAACGCCTGGGCAGAGCGTCCGGAGACCCTGCTGGCAG GGTCAAGTtctctgctgcctgtggtccTCCAGTGACCCCTGAGTGTGAACACTGTGGACAGCGACACCAG CTTGGAGGCCCCATGTGGGCAGACCCCATCCATGACCTGGACTTTGTGGGCCGAGTCCTTGAGGCAGTGACCACTAATCCTGGCCGCTTCCACACCTCCAAGCGGATCCAAGGTGTCCTGAGTGTTGTTACTGAG GAACTTCCCGACGTCCCTCTCTACTACACACTGGACCATCTGAGCAGCACCATCCACTGCAACACACCCAGCCTTCTGCAGCTTCG GTCAGCTCTCCTCCACGCTGGCTTCCGAGTCTCTCTCTCCCATGCTTGTAAGAATGCAGTGAAGACAGACGCTCCCCCGCTAGCTCTCTGGGACATCATGCGTTGCTGG GAGAAGGAGTGTCCCGTGAAACGGGAGCGGCTGTCGGAAACCAGCCCGGCCTTCCGAATTCTGGCCGTGGAGCCCAG GCTGAAGGCCAACTTCAACATCCGGGAAGATGCCAACCCCAGCTCCCGCCAGCAAGGACTCAAGCGCTTCCAGGCCAATCCAGAAGCCAACTGGGGTCCCCGGCCCCGTGCCCGGCCAGG GGGCAAGGCGGCAAGGAAAGATCTGGAGGAGAGGCGGAGGCTGCTACAGAATAAGCGGAAGGAGCCTGCTGAGGACCCGGCCCAGAGGGCAGCTCGCCTCAAGACATTTCCTTGCAAACGATTCAAGGAG GGTACCTGTCAGCGAGGGGACCAGTGCTGTTACTCACACAGCCCTACAGCACCTGTGGCCTCTGCTGATGCTCCCCTCACAGACTGTCCAGAGACCACCCCCAAGATCCTCCCCGGACCAGAGGCTGCTGGTGGGGGCACTGCTGGGCCAGGTGTGGACTGA